One genomic window of Streptomyces sp. NBC_01276 includes the following:
- the purB gene encoding adenylosuccinate lyase, with product MTAKPRIPNVLAGRYASAELAVLWSPEYKVTLERRLWLAVLRAQKDLGIDVPDAALADYERVLETVDLASIAEREKVTRHDVKARIEEFNALAGHEHVHKGMTSRDLTENVEQLQIRLSLELARDRTVAVLARLGKLAGEHAELVMAGRSHNVAAQATTLGKRFATAADELLVAYDRLENLLDRYPLRGIKGPVGTAQDMLDLLGGDAAKLADLEQRIAAHLGFSQAFTSVGQVYPRSLDYDVVTALVQLAAAPSSIAKTIRLMAGHELVTEGFKPGQVGSSAMPHKMNTRSCERVNGLMVILRGYASMTGELAGDQWNEGDVSCSVVRRVALPDAFFAFDGLLETFLTVLDEFGAFPAVVARELDRYLPFLATTKVLMGAVRAGVGREAAHEVIKEHAVASALAMREQGAERNELLDKLAADERMPLDRAQLDALMADKLSFTGAAGDQVATVVSRIEAIAKQHPEAAGYAPGSIL from the coding sequence GTGACAGCCAAGCCCCGCATCCCCAATGTCCTGGCCGGCCGCTACGCCTCCGCGGAGCTCGCCGTCCTGTGGTCCCCCGAGTACAAGGTGACGCTGGAGCGGCGGCTGTGGCTCGCCGTGCTGCGCGCCCAGAAGGACCTCGGCATCGACGTCCCGGACGCCGCCCTCGCCGACTACGAGCGCGTCCTGGAGACCGTCGACCTCGCCTCCATCGCCGAGCGCGAGAAGGTCACCCGGCACGACGTGAAGGCCCGGATCGAGGAGTTCAACGCCCTCGCCGGCCACGAGCACGTGCACAAGGGCATGACCTCCCGCGACCTGACCGAGAACGTCGAGCAGCTGCAGATCCGGCTCTCGCTGGAGCTGGCCCGGGACCGCACGGTCGCCGTCCTGGCCCGCCTCGGCAAGCTGGCCGGCGAGCACGCCGAGCTGGTCATGGCCGGCCGCTCCCACAACGTCGCCGCGCAGGCGACGACCCTGGGCAAGCGTTTCGCGACCGCCGCCGACGAGCTCCTGGTCGCCTACGACCGCCTGGAGAACCTCCTCGACCGCTACCCGCTGCGCGGGATCAAGGGCCCGGTCGGCACCGCCCAGGACATGCTCGACCTGCTGGGCGGCGACGCCGCCAAGCTGGCCGACCTGGAGCAGCGCATCGCCGCCCACCTCGGCTTCTCCCAGGCCTTCACCTCCGTCGGCCAGGTCTACCCGCGCTCGCTGGACTACGACGTGGTCACCGCTCTGGTGCAGCTGGCCGCCGCCCCGTCCTCGATCGCGAAGACCATCCGCCTGATGGCGGGCCACGAGCTGGTCACCGAGGGCTTCAAGCCCGGCCAGGTCGGCTCCTCCGCGATGCCGCACAAGATGAACACCCGCTCCTGCGAGCGTGTGAACGGCCTGATGGTCATCCTGCGCGGCTACGCCTCGATGACCGGCGAGCTGGCCGGCGACCAGTGGAACGAGGGCGACGTCTCCTGCTCCGTGGTCCGCCGCGTGGCCCTGCCCGACGCGTTCTTCGCCTTCGACGGCCTGCTGGAGACCTTCCTGACCGTCCTCGACGAGTTCGGCGCCTTCCCGGCCGTCGTGGCCCGCGAGCTGGACCGCTACCTGCCCTTCCTCGCCACCACCAAGGTGCTGATGGGCGCGGTGCGGGCCGGTGTGGGCCGTGAGGCCGCCCACGAGGTCATCAAGGAGCACGCGGTGGCCTCCGCGCTCGCCATGCGCGAGCAGGGTGCCGAGCGCAACGAGCTGCTGGACAAGCTGGCCGCCGACGAGCGGATGCCGCTGGACCGCGCGCAGCTGGACGCCCTGATGGCCGACAAGCTGTCGTTCACCGGCGCCGCGGGCGACCAGGTCGCGACCGTGGTCTCCCGGATCGAGGCCATCGCCAAGCAGCACCCGGAGGCCGCCGGGTACGCGCCGGGATCGATCCTCTGA
- a CDS encoding SGNH/GDSL hydrolase family protein: MEMNAPYTSFVAIGDSFTEGMSDLLPDGSYRGWADLLAARLAAREPGFRYANLAVRGKLIGQIAEDQAPAAAAMGADVVTLVGGLNDALRPKVDMGRVRSHLEEAVALLAPSCGRLVLMRSPGRNGPVMERFRPRMEELFGILEELTARHGALLVDLYGAPVLADPRMWDVDRLHLTAEGHRRVAEAVWQSLGLPAQEDWRAALPPAAAPGWQVRRTEDLRFARQHLLPWIGRRLTGRSSGDGRPSKRPELLPYAASPPS; this comes from the coding sequence ATGGAGATGAATGCGCCTTACACCAGTTTCGTCGCGATCGGCGACTCCTTCACCGAGGGCATGTCGGACCTGCTGCCGGACGGCTCCTACCGGGGCTGGGCCGATCTGCTGGCCGCCCGGCTCGCGGCGCGCGAGCCGGGCTTCCGCTACGCGAACCTCGCGGTGCGCGGAAAGCTGATCGGGCAGATCGCCGAGGACCAGGCGCCGGCCGCCGCCGCGATGGGCGCCGACGTGGTGACGCTGGTGGGCGGGCTCAACGACGCCCTGCGGCCGAAGGTCGACATGGGCAGGGTCCGCAGCCACCTGGAAGAGGCCGTGGCCCTGCTGGCCCCGTCCTGCGGGCGGCTGGTGCTGATGCGCTCCCCAGGCCGCAACGGTCCGGTCATGGAACGCTTCCGGCCCCGCATGGAGGAGCTGTTCGGCATCCTCGAAGAGCTCACCGCCCGACACGGGGCGCTGCTGGTGGACCTGTACGGGGCCCCGGTGCTCGCCGATCCGCGCATGTGGGACGTCGACCGGCTGCACCTGACCGCCGAGGGCCACCGGCGGGTGGCGGAGGCGGTCTGGCAGAGCCTGGGCCTGCCCGCGCAGGAGGACTGGCGGGCCGCCCTGCCGCCCGCCGCGGCCCCCGGCTGGCAGGTGCGCAGGACCGAGGACCTGCGCTTCGCCCGGCAGCACCTGCTCCCCTGGATCGGCCGCCGCCTGACGGGCCGCTCCTCGGGTGACGGCCGCCCCTCCAAGAGGCCCGAACTGCTGCCGTACGCGGCCTCGCCGCCCTCGTAG
- a CDS encoding hemolysin family protein, which translates to MTVVQLLIGLATLVVNAVFVGAEFALISVRRSQIEPYAEQGDRRARAVLWGLEHVSAVMAAAQLGITLCTLVLGVVAEPAIAHLLTPLFDLVGVPSGLTHVISFVIALTLATYLHMLFGEMLPKNVALSEPVRTALVLGPPLVTVTRALKPVIFAINTFANALLRLLRVEVKDEVAATFSDDELARIVKDSSAAGLIDDRASERLYDALELGRRPVTDVVLPVDRVVTARLGITADGLELLSAESGYSRFPVVDEQRRILGYLHVKDALDVVERDDPFPESELRSIAQVRAETPLDDVLTAMRRSRTHLAAVLGADGAMTGLVTMEDVLRELFGRPAST; encoded by the coding sequence ATGACCGTCGTCCAGCTGCTGATCGGCCTGGCGACCCTGGTCGTCAACGCCGTCTTCGTCGGCGCGGAGTTCGCGCTGATCTCGGTCCGGCGCAGCCAGATCGAGCCGTACGCCGAACAGGGCGACCGACGCGCCCGCGCCGTGCTGTGGGGCCTGGAACACGTGTCGGCGGTGATGGCGGCGGCCCAGCTGGGCATCACCCTGTGCACCCTGGTGCTGGGCGTGGTGGCCGAGCCCGCCATCGCACACCTGCTGACCCCGCTCTTCGACCTCGTCGGAGTGCCCTCGGGGCTGACGCACGTGATCTCCTTCGTGATCGCGCTGACGCTGGCGACGTACCTGCACATGCTGTTCGGGGAAATGCTCCCGAAGAACGTGGCGCTGTCCGAGCCGGTGCGCACCGCGCTGGTGCTGGGCCCGCCCCTGGTGACCGTGACCCGTGCGCTGAAGCCGGTGATCTTCGCGATCAACACCTTCGCCAACGCGCTGCTGCGGCTGCTGCGGGTGGAGGTGAAGGACGAGGTCGCGGCGACGTTCTCGGACGACGAGCTGGCCCGGATCGTCAAGGACTCCAGCGCCGCGGGGCTCATCGACGACCGGGCGAGCGAGCGGCTGTACGACGCCCTGGAGCTGGGTCGACGCCCGGTCACCGATGTGGTGCTGCCGGTGGACCGGGTGGTCACGGCGCGGCTGGGCATCACCGCGGACGGGCTGGAGCTGCTGTCGGCCGAGTCGGGGTACTCGCGTTTCCCCGTGGTCGACGAGCAGCGCCGCATCCTGGGCTACCTGCACGTCAAGGACGCCCTCGACGTGGTGGAGCGGGACGATCCGTTCCCCGAGTCCGAGCTGCGCTCGATCGCCCAGGTGCGGGCGGAGACCCCGCTGGACGACGTGCTCACCGCCATGCGGCGCAGCCGCACGCACCTGGCGGCCGTCCTCGGGGCGGACGGGGCCATGACGGGCCTGGTGACGATGGAGGACGTGCTGCGCGAGCTGTTCGGCCGGCCCGCGTCCACCTGA
- a CDS encoding hemolysin family protein, which translates to MTEVLLLIVALLLCLACGVFVAAEFSLTTVERSELERAVERGERGADSALAAVRSLTFQLSGAQLGITVTGLVIGMISKPSIAALLQGPFEAMGLSATAASSTALVLGTALSTVVLMVVGELVPKNWAISSPLAIAKRVATAQRVFSRAFRPLISHLNTTANHMVRRFGMEPTEELASARSPQELVALARHSAKAGALEKDTAELFVRTLNLADLTAENVMTPRVQVTALDVQTTAEDVANATMATGLSRFPVYRGSLDSVVGTVHIKDVLALPAAERHRHPVSQLLRAPLLVPESLTVDRLLDRLSGKQTMAVVIDEYGGTAGVATLEDIVEEVVGEVRDEHDPHETSDLAPAGTDESGRALYSADGAARTDQLRLIGLRVPDGPYETLAGLIATALGRIPAVGDSLELDGWRLDVVDAGGRRAARVLLHAPAEAAGDEPTEGAR; encoded by the coding sequence ATGACCGAAGTGCTCCTGCTCATCGTGGCCCTGCTGCTCTGCCTTGCCTGCGGAGTCTTCGTCGCGGCCGAGTTCTCGCTGACCACGGTCGAGCGCAGCGAGCTCGAACGCGCCGTCGAGCGTGGGGAGCGGGGCGCCGACAGCGCCCTGGCCGCCGTCCGCAGCCTGACCTTCCAGCTCTCCGGCGCCCAGCTCGGCATCACGGTGACCGGCCTGGTCATCGGCATGATCTCCAAGCCCTCGATCGCCGCCCTGCTCCAGGGGCCCTTCGAGGCCATGGGGCTCTCGGCCACCGCCGCCTCCTCCACGGCCCTGGTGCTGGGCACCGCCCTGTCGACCGTGGTGCTGATGGTCGTCGGTGAGCTGGTGCCCAAGAACTGGGCCATCTCCTCCCCGCTGGCCATCGCCAAGCGCGTCGCCACCGCGCAGCGGGTCTTCAGCCGCGCCTTCAGGCCCCTGATCAGCCACCTCAACACCACCGCCAACCACATGGTCCGACGGTTCGGCATGGAACCCACCGAGGAGCTGGCCTCCGCGCGCAGCCCCCAGGAACTGGTGGCCCTGGCCCGGCACTCCGCGAAGGCGGGCGCGCTGGAGAAGGACACCGCCGAGCTGTTCGTGCGGACCCTGAACCTGGCCGACCTCACCGCGGAGAACGTGATGACCCCGCGCGTGCAGGTGACCGCCCTCGACGTCCAGACCACCGCCGAGGACGTGGCCAACGCGACCATGGCCACCGGGCTGTCGCGCTTCCCCGTCTACCGGGGCAGCCTCGACAGCGTCGTCGGCACCGTCCACATCAAGGACGTGCTCGCGCTGCCCGCCGCGGAGCGGCACCGCCATCCCGTCTCGCAGCTGCTGCGCGCGCCCCTGCTCGTACCGGAGTCCCTGACGGTGGACCGGCTGCTGGACCGGCTCTCCGGCAAGCAGACCATGGCCGTCGTGATCGACGAATACGGGGGCACGGCCGGGGTGGCCACGCTGGAGGACATCGTCGAGGAGGTCGTCGGCGAGGTACGCGACGAGCACGACCCGCACGAGACCTCCGACCTGGCCCCGGCCGGTACGGACGAGTCCGGCCGGGCCCTGTACTCCGCCGACGGCGCCGCACGCACCGACCAGCTCCGGCTGATCGGCCTGCGCGTCCCGGACGGCCCGTACGAAACCCTGGCCGGGCTGATAGCCACCGCACTCGGCCGGATCCCGGCCGTAGGCGACAGCCTGGAACTGGACGGCTGGCGCCTGGACGTGGTGGACGCCGGCGGGCGCCGAGCCGCCCGCGTACTGCTGCACGCACCGGCCGAAGCCGCCGGTGACGAGCCTACGGAGGGCGCCCGATGA
- a CDS encoding GNAT family N-acetyltransferase, which produces MTGLQIRTAAAADAENVLAFWKEAAEGTSITDDVDGVTRLVTRDPQALILAESDGVLVGSVIAGWDGWRASLYRLAVLPAHRRQGIASALLEAAELRFVAVGGRRGDAMVLEANERAHRMWAAAGYEREDRWRRWVKPFARA; this is translated from the coding sequence ATGACCGGACTTCAGATACGGACCGCCGCCGCGGCCGATGCCGAGAACGTGCTCGCCTTCTGGAAGGAGGCAGCCGAGGGCACCTCGATCACGGACGACGTGGACGGCGTGACCCGGCTCGTCACCCGTGACCCGCAGGCCCTGATCCTCGCGGAGTCCGACGGGGTCCTCGTCGGCTCCGTGATCGCCGGCTGGGACGGATGGCGGGCCTCCCTCTACCGGCTCGCCGTACTGCCCGCCCACCGCCGCCAGGGGATCGCTTCGGCGCTGCTGGAGGCGGCCGAGCTGCGCTTCGTCGCGGTCGGCGGCCGGCGCGGTGACGCGATGGTCCTGGAGGCGAACGAGCGGGCGCACCGGATGTGGGCGGCGGCCGGCTACGAGCGCGAGGACCGCTGGCGCAGGTGGGTGAAGCCGTTCGCGCGGGCGTGA
- a CDS encoding YncE family protein translates to MQQFSRAGRAGDVLAVVSQSGPTVSFFDAASDRHLGSVEVLAEPHELCFDPTERLLWCTTAYRSGYYHANGGRRTELTVIDPDTRRIVEVVDLAPEHGPHGLALDPARRLLYVSVEGSADRPGGVVVVDTRTRRPVGRIDTDAPGPHWFAIDPAGRTGYATNKEAPFVSIVDLERGVLTGKAEVPGSEGLAVSADGTHAFVAAPYAGSFSTAEERPTPGIRVVDARTASVVDTLPTRDVVLPVHLTSTGKLLAGELCMTPDPNSRLGSHAPGRLTVFSAETRERLGEVEVGRFPLTITSSPDGRIAYVACVISSTVDIVDLETLGTLARLDIAKLAEPGAHGLAYIPRPS, encoded by the coding sequence ATGCAGCAGTTCTCGCGCGCCGGCCGTGCCGGCGACGTCCTCGCCGTGGTCAGCCAGAGCGGACCGACGGTCTCGTTCTTCGACGCCGCCTCCGACCGGCACCTCGGCTCGGTGGAAGTCCTCGCCGAGCCCCACGAGTTGTGCTTCGACCCCACGGAGCGCCTGCTGTGGTGCACCACGGCGTACCGTTCGGGCTACTACCACGCGAACGGCGGCCGGCGCACCGAACTGACCGTCATCGACCCCGACACCCGCCGGATCGTCGAGGTCGTCGACCTCGCCCCGGAACACGGTCCGCACGGCCTGGCACTGGACCCGGCCCGCCGGCTCCTCTACGTCAGCGTCGAGGGCTCGGCGGACCGGCCCGGCGGCGTCGTGGTCGTCGACACCCGGACCCGTCGGCCGGTGGGCAGGATCGACACCGACGCGCCCGGTCCGCACTGGTTCGCCATCGACCCGGCAGGCAGGACGGGTTACGCCACCAACAAGGAGGCGCCGTTCGTGTCGATCGTCGACCTCGAGCGGGGCGTCCTCACCGGCAAGGCCGAAGTGCCGGGCAGCGAGGGCCTGGCCGTCTCCGCCGACGGCACGCACGCCTTCGTGGCCGCGCCCTACGCCGGTTCCTTCTCCACCGCCGAGGAGCGGCCGACCCCGGGCATCCGGGTGGTCGACGCCCGGACGGCGTCCGTCGTCGACACCCTGCCCACGCGCGACGTGGTCCTCCCGGTGCACCTGACGTCGACGGGGAAACTGCTCGCGGGCGAGCTGTGCATGACCCCCGACCCGAACTCCCGGCTCGGCAGCCACGCCCCCGGCCGTCTCACGGTCTTCTCCGCCGAAACCCGCGAGCGGCTCGGCGAGGTGGAGGTCGGGCGCTTCCCGCTGACCATCACCTCCTCGCCGGACGGCCGGATCGCGTACGTGGCCTGCGTGATCTCGTCCACCGTCGACATCGTCGACCTGGAGACGCTGGGGACCCTGGCCCGGCTGGACATCGCCAAACTCGCCGAACCCGGCGCGCACGGCCTGGCCTACATCCCCCGCCCCTCCTGA
- a CDS encoding LysR family transcriptional regulator: MDLNLLRALDALLQENSVTRAAERLGTSPAAVSRTLARLRRTVGDPLLVRAGQGLVPTPRALELREEVRALLRGCDNVLRPGAGFDPAHLHRTFTVQATDLLLVGLAGALTERIHAEAPNVDVVFLPESVEGGPALRQGRVDVELGVLGHLDPEILTRPLTRMRLVGVARSGHPLFGRRIDARSFAAADHIGISRLGKRVGPIDGALAELGLRRRTAVIVPSHTSAMLLARDSDLVALTPADWLTDTISALGLRTFPIPLDLAPLDIGMAWHPRNAADPGHRWLRDLLKAGFADPPGEGAVSRGSDGPCR; this comes from the coding sequence ATGGATCTCAATTTGCTGCGGGCGCTGGACGCCTTGCTGCAGGAGAACAGCGTGACCCGCGCCGCGGAGCGGCTGGGCACCTCCCCCGCCGCGGTCAGCCGCACCCTGGCCCGGCTCCGCCGCACCGTGGGCGATCCCCTGCTGGTCCGGGCGGGCCAGGGGCTGGTCCCGACCCCGCGCGCCCTGGAACTCCGCGAGGAGGTAAGGGCGTTGCTGCGCGGATGCGACAACGTCCTGCGCCCCGGGGCCGGTTTCGACCCCGCGCACCTCCACCGCACCTTCACCGTGCAGGCCACCGACCTGCTCCTGGTGGGGCTGGCGGGGGCGCTGACCGAGCGCATCCACGCGGAGGCCCCGAACGTGGACGTGGTCTTCCTCCCGGAGTCGGTGGAAGGCGGCCCGGCGCTGCGGCAGGGCCGGGTGGACGTCGAACTCGGTGTCCTCGGGCACCTGGACCCCGAGATCCTGACCCGGCCCCTCACCCGGATGCGGCTGGTCGGGGTCGCCCGCAGCGGTCACCCCCTCTTCGGCCGGCGGATCGACGCCCGCAGCTTCGCCGCTGCCGACCACATCGGCATCTCCCGGCTCGGCAAGCGCGTGGGACCCATCGACGGCGCGCTCGCGGAACTCGGGCTGCGACGCCGGACCGCGGTGATCGTGCCCAGCCACACGAGCGCGATGCTGCTCGCCCGCGACAGCGACCTCGTCGCGCTCACGCCGGCGGACTGGCTCACCGACACGATCTCCGCACTGGGCCTGCGGACCTTCCCCATCCCCCTCGACCTGGCCCCGCTCGACATCGGGATGGCCTGGCACCCCCGCAACGCCGCCGACCCGGGACACCGCTGGCTCCGCGACCTGCTGAAGGCCGGGTTCGCGGACCCGCCGGGGGAGGGAGCGGTCAGTCGCGGGAGCGACGGGCCGTGCCGATGA
- a CDS encoding class I SAM-dependent methyltransferase, giving the protein MPPAPPPDPVHHPHFARFYARASTAAETRIGMGVLRRELLHGVSGRVIEIGAGNGLNFAHYPRAVSEVVAVEPERTLRRLAAAAALRAEVPVDLVPGVAEALPVKSEAFDAAVASLVLCTVRNLPRALAELHRVLRPEAELRFLEHGLAPGPGMATVQRTLDRTVWPRLFGGCHTARDPLAAIEAAGFRIVSHRSFRLPERGPALPTSYCVIGTARRSRD; this is encoded by the coding sequence GTGCCGCCCGCACCTCCCCCCGATCCGGTCCACCACCCGCACTTCGCCCGGTTCTACGCCCGCGCCAGCACCGCCGCCGAGACCCGCATCGGCATGGGCGTCCTGCGCCGGGAGCTCCTGCACGGGGTCTCCGGCCGCGTCATCGAGATCGGCGCGGGCAACGGCCTGAACTTCGCGCACTACCCGCGTGCCGTCTCCGAGGTCGTCGCGGTCGAACCGGAGCGCACCCTGCGCCGCCTCGCGGCCGCGGCGGCGCTGCGCGCCGAGGTGCCGGTGGACCTCGTACCGGGGGTCGCGGAGGCCCTTCCGGTGAAGAGCGAGGCCTTCGACGCCGCCGTGGCCTCCCTGGTGCTGTGCACCGTACGCAACCTCCCCCGCGCCCTCGCCGAGCTCCACCGGGTGCTGCGGCCCGAAGCGGAGCTGCGGTTCCTGGAACACGGACTCGCCCCCGGTCCCGGTATGGCCACCGTCCAGCGGACGCTCGACCGGACCGTGTGGCCCCGCCTGTTCGGCGGTTGCCACACCGCCCGCGACCCGCTCGCCGCGATCGAGGCGGCCGGCTTCCGGATCGTCTCGCACCGCTCCTTCCGCCTGCCCGAGCGCGGCCCTGCCCTGCCCACCTCCTACTGCGTCATCGGCACGGCCCGTCGCTCCCGCGACTGA
- the bioD gene encoding dethiobiotin synthase yields the protein MPVLVVSGTGTEIGKTVVTSAIAAAAVAAGRSVAVLKPAQTGVGPGEPGDAAEAVRLAGPAVTTLELVRYPEPLAPDTAARRSGLATLAPAAIAEAASRLAADHDLVLVEGAGGLLVRFDEKGHTLADAARLLAAPVLVVAPAGLGTLNSTALTAEALRARDLSPFGVVVGSWPAAPDLAARCNLADLPDVSGIPLLGAVPEGSGALEPAAFRTAAPGWLAPRLHGTWSAESFLAEWPA from the coding sequence ATGCCCGTACTCGTCGTGTCCGGAACGGGCACCGAAATCGGCAAGACCGTGGTCACCTCGGCGATCGCGGCGGCCGCCGTGGCCGCCGGGCGTTCGGTCGCGGTCCTCAAGCCGGCACAGACCGGCGTCGGCCCCGGGGAGCCGGGGGACGCCGCCGAGGCCGTCCGCCTGGCCGGCCCGGCCGTCACCACGCTGGAGCTGGTCCGCTACCCCGAGCCCCTGGCGCCGGACACCGCCGCGCGGCGCTCCGGGCTGGCGACGCTCGCCCCCGCCGCCATCGCGGAGGCGGCCTCGCGGCTCGCCGCCGACCACGACCTCGTCCTCGTGGAGGGCGCGGGCGGGCTGCTCGTGCGCTTCGACGAAAAGGGCCACACCCTGGCCGACGCGGCGCGGCTGCTGGCGGCCCCGGTGCTGGTCGTCGCCCCGGCGGGACTCGGGACGCTGAACTCCACCGCCCTGACGGCGGAGGCCCTGCGCGCCCGGGACCTGAGCCCGTTCGGGGTGGTGGTCGGCAGCTGGCCCGCCGCGCCCGACCTGGCGGCCCGCTGCAACCTCGCCGACCTGCCCGACGTGTCGGGGATCCCGCTGCTGGGGGCCGTCCCGGAGGGGTCCGGGGCGCTGGAGCCCGCCGCGTTCCGTACGGCCGCCCCCGGCTGGCTGGCCCCCCGCCTGCACGGCACCTGGTCGGCGGAGTCCTTCCTGGCGGAGTGGCCGGCCTGA
- a CDS encoding adenosylmethionine--8-amino-7-oxononanoate transaminase encodes MRDPFPLHDPLDRMSGTAQLIDLDRQHVWHPYGPMPGRQENLVVSSASGVRLRLAAPAQGQEELVDGMSSWWSAIHGYNHPVLNEAATAQLGRMSHVMFGGLTHEPAVRLAEKLVEITPAGLEHVFLADSGSVSVEVAVKMCLQYWRSLGRTGKTRLLTWRGGYHGDTWQPMAVCDPDGGMHELWQGHLPRQVFADAPPGGFETPVDPAYADHLRTLIAAHADELAAVIVEPVVQGAGGMRFHNPGYLRVLRELCDEYGVLLILDEIATGFGRTGALFAADHAGITPDVMCLGKSLTGGYLTLAATLCTRRVADGISRGEVPVLAHGPTFMGNPLATAVALASIDLLLGQDWAGEVKRIEAGLREGLEGARALPGVRDVRVLGALGAVQLDHPVDVWAATRAAVREGVWVRPFRDLIYVMPPYVTGDADLARICRAVLAAAREG; translated from the coding sequence ATGCGTGACCCGTTCCCCCTGCACGACCCGCTCGACCGGATGTCCGGCACCGCGCAGCTGATCGACCTGGACCGGCAGCACGTCTGGCACCCGTACGGCCCGATGCCCGGGCGGCAGGAGAACCTGGTCGTCTCCTCCGCCTCGGGCGTCCGGCTGCGGCTCGCCGCCCCCGCGCAGGGGCAGGAGGAGCTGGTCGACGGCATGTCCTCCTGGTGGTCGGCGATCCACGGCTACAACCACCCGGTGCTGAACGAGGCGGCGACGGCCCAGCTCGGCCGGATGTCGCACGTGATGTTCGGCGGGCTCACCCACGAGCCCGCCGTCCGGCTGGCCGAGAAGCTCGTCGAGATCACCCCGGCCGGACTGGAGCACGTCTTCCTGGCCGACTCGGGCTCGGTGTCCGTCGAGGTCGCCGTCAAGATGTGCCTGCAGTACTGGCGTTCGCTCGGCCGCACCGGCAAGACCCGGCTGCTGACCTGGCGCGGCGGCTACCACGGCGACACCTGGCAGCCGATGGCCGTGTGCGATCCCGACGGCGGCATGCACGAGCTGTGGCAGGGCCACCTGCCCCGGCAGGTGTTCGCCGACGCCCCGCCCGGGGGCTTCGAGACCCCCGTGGACCCGGCGTACGCCGACCACCTGCGCACCCTGATCGCCGCCCACGCGGACGAGCTGGCCGCGGTGATCGTCGAGCCGGTGGTCCAGGGCGCGGGCGGCATGCGCTTCCACAACCCGGGCTACCTGCGGGTGCTGCGCGAGCTGTGCGACGAGTACGGGGTCCTGCTGATCCTGGACGAGATCGCGACGGGCTTCGGCCGCACCGGCGCGCTCTTCGCCGCCGACCACGCGGGGATCACCCCGGACGTGATGTGCCTCGGCAAGTCGCTGACCGGCGGCTACCTCACCCTCGCGGCCACCCTCTGCACCCGGCGGGTCGCCGACGGGATCTCCCGGGGAGAGGTGCCGGTGCTCGCGCACGGCCCGACCTTCATGGGCAACCCCCTCGCCACGGCGGTGGCGCTCGCCTCGATCGACCTGCTGCTCGGGCAGGACTGGGCGGGCGAGGTCAAGCGGATCGAGGCGGGACTGCGCGAGGGGCTCGAAGGGGCCCGCGCGCTTCCCGGGGTCCGGGACGTACGGGTGCTGGGCGCACTCGGAGCGGTCCAGCTCGACCACCCCGTCGACGTGTGGGCCGCCACCCGGGCTGCGGTCCGGGAGGGCGTCTGGGTGCGGCCGTTCCGCGACCTGATCTACGTGATGCCGCCCTACGTCACCGGCGACGCCGATCTCGCACGGATCTGCCGCGCCGTCCTCGCGGCCGCCAGGGAAGGCTGA